Proteins from a genomic interval of Gossypium hirsutum isolate 1008001.06 chromosome A09, Gossypium_hirsutum_v2.1, whole genome shotgun sequence:
- the LOC107889862 gene encoding exopolygalacturonase produces the protein MALQIVFFSIFFFVSFTIAQGVRTLNVKNYGAIADGRTDNKKAFLRAWNDACYQNGGSIVYIPKGVYMVGSVEFAGPCRGPIMFLISGDLKAPNGPYSNVEKWIGFQHVNNLIVKGGGTLDGQGPSAWPYNKCQKTNNCDPLPISIKFDFVTNSRIESIRSVNSKNVHLAIYGCNNVNVSKVDLLAPADSPNTDGIKISRSADIRITNSRIRTGDDCIAIISGSSNIDVSYVYCGPGHGISIGSLGKYKNEENVNGVTVRKCTLNGTDNGVRIKSWESPYAITASKFLFQDIFMENVRNPIIVDQTYCPHSPCNQETASHVQIQDVTYRNIWGTSSSQVAVSFECSKKFPCKNIVMTDVNLASVGGEVFSASEKKGGASLFSLAKARIRQGDCRGISAGHRHRPQYTAQVDALTGAVEWVANWHGAIGQGSEAAVA, from the exons ATGGCTCTCCAAattgttttcttttcaattttcttctttGTCTCCTTCACTATAGCTCAAGGTGTAAGAACTTTGAATGTTAAAAATTACGGAGCCATTGCTGATGGCCGAACAGACAATAAAAAG GCTTTTCTTCGAGCATGGAATGATGCTTGCTATCAGAATGGAGGTTCTATAGTTTATATACCTAAAGGAGTGTACATGGTGGGATCAGTTGAATTTGCAGGTCCTTGTAGAGGACCAATAATGTTTTTAATCAGTGGAGATTTAAAGGCTCCAAATGGACCTTATTCCAATGTTGAGAAATGGATAGGATTTCAACATGTAAATAACTTAATAGTTAAAGGTGGTGGAACATTGGATGGTCAGGGACCTTCTGCTTGGCCTTACAACAAATGTCAAAAGACCAACAATTGTGACCCTCTTCCAATT TCAATTAAATTCGACTTTGTGACAAATTCAAGGATTGAATCAATAAGATCAGTCAATAGTAAAAATGTTCATCTTGCAATCTACGGTTGCAACAATGTAAACGTGTCGAAAGTGGATTTGTTAGCTCCTGCCGACAGTCCCAACACCGATGGAATCAAGATCAGCCGGTCGGCTGACATTCGAATTACCAACTCTAGAATAAGAACAGGTGATGATTGTATCGCCATCATCTCTGGAAGCTCCAACATTGATGTGTCCTATGTTTATTGTGGTCCTGGACATGGTATCAGCATTGGAAGCCTTGGTAAGTATAAAAATGAAGAGAATGTTAATGGTGTGACTGTAAGAAAATGTACCCTCAATGGAACAGACAATGGTGTTAGAATCAAATCATGGGAATCTCCTTATGCAATCACTGCTTCAAAGTTTTTATTTCAAGACATTTTTATGGAGAATGTTAGAAACCCAATTATTGTTGACCAGACATATTGCCCTCACTCTCCATGCAATCAAgag ACAGCTTCTCATGTCCAAATCCAAGATGTTACATATAGGAACATATGGGGAACTTCGAGTTCTCAAGTTGCAGTTTCGTTTGAATGTAGTAAAAAATTTCCATGCAAGAACATAGTGATGACTGATGTTAATTTGGCAAGTGTTGGAGGTGAAG ttttcTCTGCTTCagaaaaaaaagggggggcttCTCTATTCTCTCTGGCCAAAGCCAGAATCCGGCAAGGAGACTGCCGGGGGATCTCAGCCGGCCACCGTCACCGGCCACAGTACACG GCGCAAGTGGATGCACTGACTGGGGCGGTGGAGTGGGTGGCCAACTGGCATGGGGCGATTGGACAGGGGTCAGAGGCGGCAGTAGcttga